GAATACGCGTCGGATAAGCTTGCGGATCATGAAAGAAATCGGCTGGGAAAGGTGGGATCGCAAGAAGATTGCAAGGGGCAGATTATAGCCGGAACGCCCCGGCAAATACAGGCGTAGCCGGCCGTCTTATCGAGACAGGCCCGCCGGAGCGCCGACCGGGCCCCGGCGGGCGTCGGTTTTACGCCCTCATTCGGCGCGTTCGAGGTCGGCGAGCAGCGCCGCGAGAAATCGCGCCGCCTCGGCGCCGGTGCAGGCTCGGTGGTCGAAAGTGATCGAGATCGGCAAGCTGCGGTGCAGACCGATCGCGTCGCCGACCGCCACCGCCTCGAGCCGCGCGCGGCCGGCGCCGACGATGGCGACCGTCGGCGGCATCACCACCGGGCTCGCGTAGCGTCCGGCGAACATGCCGAAGTTCGACAGCGTGATCGTGTGGCCCTTCAGCTCGGCCGGAGACAGCGAACGCGCCTTCACCCGTCCCTTCAGCGCGTCGAGCGTGCTGCGGCTTTTTGCGCGATCGAGCGACTCGGCGTGGCGGATCACCGGCACGTAGAGCGCGTCGTCGGTGTCGAGCGCGATGCCGATGTCGATATGGTCGAACACGCGGCGCGACAGCGTCTTGCCGTCGAACCACGCGTTGAGCGCCGGCACCGCGCGGCAGGCGGCGACCATCGCGCGCAGCAAACGCCAGGTGGTGTCCTCGCCACGGGGCCACGCGTGGATGTCGGCGTCGTCGACCAGCAGCACCGGCACCACCTCGGCGTGCGAGAGCGCCATGTTCTGCGCCATCGTGCGGCGCGGCCCGCGCAAGGCCTGCGATTCGGGCGCGGCCGGCGCGTCGTGGCGCGCGGCGGCCTCGACGTCGGCGCTGGTGATCGCGCCGTCCGGCCCGCTGCCGGTGAGCATGGCCAGATCGACGCCAAGCCGCGATGCGAGCGCCCGCACCGCCGGCGCCGCGCGCACCGCGACCGGCGCGGCCTTGGCCCCGGCCGGCGCCACGTTGGCCAAGGGCTTGTCCCTGGCTTGATGAGCGGCCGATACGTGACTGTCGCCGACCACCGTGCCGCTGTCGTCGGGCGCGCCGTCGTCGATGTCGACCAGCGGGTCGCCGAGCGGCACGATGTCGCCGACCTTCGCATACAGCTTGACGACTTTCCCGGCGAACGGCGCCGGCACGTCGACGATGGCCTTGGCGGTCTCGACCGACAACAGCGGCTGGTCGAGCACCACCTTGTCGCCCTCGCCGACCTGCCAGGCGACGATCTCGGCCTCGGCCAACCCTTCGCCCAGATCGGGCAGCGTGAAGGTCTTCATGGTCTTCCCCCTCAACGATTCTCAACGCGACGCCGCTCGACCCCCGGGCGTCTCAGCGATACGCCATCAGGCCGAGCGCGGCATCGACGATGCGCGCCGCCGACGGCAGGTAGTCGTCCTCGAGGCGCGCCAGCGGCATCACCGTGTCGTAGCCGGCGAGCCGGCCGACCGGCGCGACGAGGCTCATCAGCGCCTCGCTCGCGATCTGCGCGGCGATCTCGGCGCCGGCGCCGTAGAGCCTCGGCGCCTCGTGCACGATCAGGCAGCGGCCGGTCTTCTTCACCGACGCAAGTATCGTTTCCGAATCGAGCGGCCTCAGGCTCGCGACGTCGATCACCTCGGCGCTGACGCCCTGCTCGGCCAACGTTTGCGCCGCCTGACCGACCTCGACCAGCGCCGCCCCCCAGCCGATGAGGGAAATATCCGTCCCCTCGCGCCGCACGAACGCGCGGCCGAGCGGCAGCGCGACCCCGTCGTCTTCGACCGGCTCCTTGAGCAGGCGATAGAGCCGCGTCGGCTCGAGGAACACCACCGGGTCGGGATCGCGGATCGCCGCGAGCAACAAGCCGTAAGCGGACGCCGGGCTAGCCGGCGTGACGACCTTGATGCCCGGGATGTGCGAAAGCCAGCCTTCCGGGCTCTCCGAGTGGTGTTCGGGCGCATGGATGCCGCCGCCGACCGGCGTGCGCAGCACCATCGGGCAGGAGAGCCTGCCGCGCGTGCGCGTGCGCAAACGGCCGGCGTGGTTGATCAACTGGTCGAAACAGGAATACATGAAGCCGGCGAACTGGATCTCGGCGACCGGCTTCATGCCCTGCACGGCCATGCCGACCGCGCTGGCCGCGATCACCGTTTCGGCCAGCGGCGTGTCGCGCACGCGTTGTTCGCCGAAGCGCGCCAGCAGCCCGCCGGTGGCGCGGAACACGCCGCCGTTGACGCCGATGTCCTGGCCGATCAGCACCACGTCCGGGTCGTCTTCGAGCGCGCGCGCCAATGCGAGGTTCACCGCCTCGAGCAGGGTCAACTCAGCCATGATGCCCTCCTTCGCGGGCCGCCAGCTCGGCGCGCTGCGCGACGAGTTCGGCCGGCAGTTCGGCGTACAGGTAGTCGACGATGCTGGTCAAGGGCTGCGGCGGCGTGGCGAGGTACTCGGCGACCGCGGCCTCGAGCCTCGCCTGGTTGTCGGCGATCAGCGCCTCTTCGTCGGCCTTCGCCCACAGGCCTTCGCGCGCCAAGAGTTTGCGCAGGCGCACGAGGGGCTCCTCGGCCCACGCGGCGCTCACCTCTTCGGCGCTGCGATAGCGGCGCGCATCGTCGGCGGTGGTGTGGTCGGTGAGACGGTAGGACAACAGTTCGACGACGGTCGGCCCATCACCGCTTCGTGCGCGCTCGATCGCCTGGCCGACGACGTGGCGCACCGCGACGACGTCGTTGCCGTCGGCCTGCACGCCGGGAATGCCGCCGGCGATCGCCTTCTGCGCGAAGGTCGCGCACGCCGTCTGCCTGGCCGCCGGCACCGAGATCGCCCAGCCGTTGTTGATGACGACGAAGACCGTCGGCAGGCGCCAGATGCCGGCGAGGTTCACCGCCTCGTAGAAGTCGCCCTTCGACGTCGCGCCGTCGCCGAGCACGCACACGGCGACGCGCGCTTGCTTGCGGTGCTGAAAGGCAGCGGCGACGCCGGTCGCGTGGCCGCAGTGGCTGGCGATCGGCACCGAGATCGGGAAGTCTTCGCGCGGACCGGCGACGCAGCTGCCGCGTTCGTCGCCCGCCCAGTAGAGGAAGATCTCGACCGGGGTGACGCCGCGCCACAGGAAGGCGCCGGTCTCGCGATAGGTCGGCAACAGCACGTCTTCGGCGCGCATCACGCTGGCGAGACCGACGGTGGCGGCCTCCTCGCCGAGCGACGACGGAAAGGTCCGCAACTGGCCGGTGCGCTGCAGCGCGACCGCGCGCGCGTCGAAGGCGCGGGTGAAGGCCATCGTGCGGTAGACCGGGATCAGCGCGTTCAGCGCCAGACCCGGTGGCGGCTCGGCCAACTCTCCCCTCGCGTCGAGAAACTGGAAATAGGGTACGGAAAACTGTGCGGCGGTTTTCATCTGCCTCTCCTTAAGCAGAAGCCCGTCTTGCCGCCCGGATCCGGACGGCGCCCTTCACGGTGCGCGAGGATCGCCCGCGCGCCGTCGACATCATCTTTCCCGCTCGCGCGGGATACCCTCAGCATAGTAGTGTCCGGCGGCGATCCGGCAAGGTCGAAGCATGACGCGTCGCAACAGCCGGCGCGATTGCCCGGCGGGCTTTGCGCCGCCTACAATCTGACCTCGACAATCGCTGCCCTGCCCACCGTGACCCCCATCCTCAGCTTTGACATCGAAACCGTCCCCGACGTTGCCGGCATCCGCCTGCTCACCGGTTTCGACGACACCATCACCGACCACAACGTCGTCGAGTACGCGCTGCAGCGCCGCCGCGCCGAAATCGACGCCGACTTCGTCGCGCCGCACCTGCAAAAGGTCGTCGCGATCGCCGCCGTCCTCGGCAGCGACGAAGGCGTCGCCCTCCACAGCTTCGGCGCGCCGGAGCTCGGCGAAGCCGGCACGCTCGCCGCCTTCTTCGCGCTGGTGGAAAAACACGCGCCGCGGCTCGTCAGCTGGGCGGGAAGCGCGCAACTGCCGGCGCTGCACTGCCGCGCGCTGATGCACGGCGTCGCCGCGCCGCGCTACTGGGAACAAGACCGCCACCTCGACCTCGCCGAGCGGCTCGCGCTGGCGTCAAGGGAATCGCGCGTGTCGCTGGTCGACATCGCCCGGCTGTCGGGCCTGCCGGGCAAGGCCGGGCTCGACAGGCTCGCCATCTGGCACGCGTACGAGAACGGCCGTCTCGACGCGATCCGTGCAAAGAGCGAGACCGACGCGGTTTACACCTGCCTCGTCCACCTGCGCTTCGAACACCTGGCGGGCCGCCTCTCGCCCGACGCCTACCGGGCCGAAGTCGGACGCGTGAGGCGCGCGCTCGAGGCCGCCGACTCGGCCCGCTGGCGCGATTTTCTCGCCGCCTGGCCGCTTGACCCGCTCGGCGCCAGCCGGTAGATTCAAACCTCGCGCCGATTTGGGACTGCTTGCGGGCGCGTTATAAATGCCAGCTAAATGTCGAGGGATGAACCCGCGCAAGCCTGGCTTGTGCGGGTTTTTCGTTTTCCGGGCCGCGCGGCCGGGACGCCTCCCCTCGCATCACAGGCGCCGATTTAATCGACAACTTGCAGAGCGCCTCTCCCAATCTGCTAAAGCGTCGCCCGACGGGTCGGGCGGCCAGATTTCAATGCTTCAGGAGCCTTGCCATGTACGACTGCCAGCACGACCACTACACCGACTTTTCCGAACCTGTCTTCAAGGACTCGGCCAAGCTTGCGCTCGCCGGTTCGCTGATAGCGCGCTCTCTGCCGGGTCAGCCTCAAGCCGACGCCGCGTTGGCCGAGCTCGAAGCCTTCGCGCAACGACTGGGTTACAGCGTCGAGCGAAACGGCTCCACCGCGCGTGTCGCCGACGTCAGCCTCGTCGACGCGCTGCGCCTCAATGCCTGTTTCGGCCCGCACCTGCTGATCGACTGCGACCTCAGGGCGCGCCGCGCGGTGCGCCAGAGCCACATAGACTGAGGCCGCGCGACGGGGCCCGGCCGGATCGGCCGTCTCGCCCCACAGCGCTATATAACGGCGAAGTCACCACCGTCGACGCGGCCGCGAAGCGGGTTATAATCCCCGCCTTGCGGCCTGCGTCCGGTCTCCCACCGCGATGCGCAAGCCCGGCCAAGCCCGCGGCGTCACGCCCGCCCATCCCGGAGCCCTATGCTGTTCGAACTCAACCGCGCGTCGCGCCAGGAAATCGGGCTCGAAGCGAAGTCCATCCTCAAACTCGCGCTGCCGATGATGATCGCGCAGATCGCACAGGTCGCCACCGGCTTTGTCGACATGGTGATGGCCGGCCAGGTCGGCACCGACGACCTGGCCGCCGTCTCGCTCGGCGCCAGCGTGTTCATCATGAGCTACGTCACGCTGATGGGCGTCGTCAGCGCCTTGAACCCCATCCTGTCGCACCAGCTGGGCGCCGGCGAACACGAAAGCATCGGCGCGACCGGCCGCCAGGGTCTGTGGCTCGGCCTGTTTCTGGGCCTCGTCGGCATGCTCGTGATGCTCGGCTCGCGGCCGGTGCTCGCCGCGTGGCTGACGCTGCCCGCACACGTGGTCGACATGGTGAACCTGTTCGTCACCGGCGCGGCGCTCGGCATGCCAGCGGCGATGATGCACCGTTCGCTGCACGCTTACGCGTCGAGCCTGAACCGCCCGAAACCGATCATGTTCATGAGCCTGGCCTGCCTCGCTCTTGTCGTCCCGCTCAACTACGTGCTGATCCACGGCCTGTTCGGTCTGCCGGCGATG
This DNA window, taken from Crenobacter cavernae, encodes the following:
- a CDS encoding dihydrolipoamide acetyltransferase family protein; the protein is MKTFTLPDLGEGLAEAEIVAWQVGEGDKVVLDQPLLSVETAKAIVDVPAPFAGKVVKLYAKVGDIVPLGDPLVDIDDGAPDDSGTVVGDSHVSAAHQARDKPLANVAPAGAKAAPVAVRAAPAVRALASRLGVDLAMLTGSGPDGAITSADVEAAARHDAPAAPESQALRGPRRTMAQNMALSHAEVVPVLLVDDADIHAWPRGEDTTWRLLRAMVAACRAVPALNAWFDGKTLSRRVFDHIDIGIALDTDDALYVPVIRHAESLDRAKSRSTLDALKGRVKARSLSPAELKGHTITLSNFGMFAGRYASPVVMPPTVAIVGAGRARLEAVAVGDAIGLHRSLPISITFDHRACTGAEAARFLAALLADLERAE
- a CDS encoding alpha-ketoacid dehydrogenase subunit beta, with product MAELTLLEAVNLALARALEDDPDVVLIGQDIGVNGGVFRATGGLLARFGEQRVRDTPLAETVIAASAVGMAVQGMKPVAEIQFAGFMYSCFDQLINHAGRLRTRTRGRLSCPMVLRTPVGGGIHAPEHHSESPEGWLSHIPGIKVVTPASPASAYGLLLAAIRDPDPVVFLEPTRLYRLLKEPVEDDGVALPLGRAFVRREGTDISLIGWGAALVEVGQAAQTLAEQGVSAEVIDVASLRPLDSETILASVKKTGRCLIVHEAPRLYGAGAEIAAQIASEALMSLVAPVGRLAGYDTVMPLARLEDDYLPSAARIVDAALGLMAYR
- the pdhA gene encoding pyruvate dehydrogenase (acetyl-transferring) E1 component subunit alpha; protein product: MKTAAQFSVPYFQFLDARGELAEPPPGLALNALIPVYRTMAFTRAFDARAVALQRTGQLRTFPSSLGEEAATVGLASVMRAEDVLLPTYRETGAFLWRGVTPVEIFLYWAGDERGSCVAGPREDFPISVPIASHCGHATGVAAAFQHRKQARVAVCVLGDGATSKGDFYEAVNLAGIWRLPTVFVVINNGWAISVPAARQTACATFAQKAIAGGIPGVQADGNDVVAVRHVVGQAIERARSGDGPTVVELLSYRLTDHTTADDARRYRSAEEVSAAWAEEPLVRLRKLLAREGLWAKADEEALIADNQARLEAAVAEYLATPPQPLTSIVDYLYAELPAELVAQRAELAAREGGHHG
- a CDS encoding 3'-5' exonuclease, with translation MTPILSFDIETVPDVAGIRLLTGFDDTITDHNVVEYALQRRRAEIDADFVAPHLQKVVAIAAVLGSDEGVALHSFGAPELGEAGTLAAFFALVEKHAPRLVSWAGSAQLPALHCRALMHGVAAPRYWEQDRHLDLAERLALASRESRVSLVDIARLSGLPGKAGLDRLAIWHAYENGRLDAIRAKSETDAVYTCLVHLRFEHLAGRLSPDAYRAEVGRVRRALEAADSARWRDFLAAWPLDPLGASR